The Candidatus Koribacter versatilis Ellin345 genome has a segment encoding these proteins:
- a CDS encoding cupredoxin domain-containing protein, whose protein sequence is MRVLMVLAVLLASAVAFAQTPVAAQPATAVAIDNFMFSPMTIEVERGTTITWVNKDDIPHVVASTTGKFKSRAIDTDGTFAFTFTEPGTYEYYCSIHPKMVGKIVVK, encoded by the coding sequence ATGAGAGTTCTGATGGTATTGGCAGTGTTGTTGGCGAGTGCAGTTGCATTCGCGCAGACGCCGGTCGCAGCGCAGCCGGCAACGGCGGTGGCGATCGATAACTTCATGTTCTCGCCGATGACGATTGAAGTGGAGCGCGGGACGACAATCACTTGGGTTAACAAGGACGACATTCCACATGTCGTCGCGAGCACGACGGGGAAGTTCAAGTCGCGTGCGATCGATACCGATGGGACGTTCGCCTTCACGTTCACGGAGCCGGGAACGTATGAGTACTACTGCTCGATCCATCCGAAGATGGTCGGAAAGATCGTGGTGAAGTAG
- a CDS encoding anti-sigma factor family protein, whose protein sequence is MSMQCEDARPLIELYADRELDVSRAVEVERHLETCSACAEQLKQAKSLASVVRSSGVYGTMPASLNARVHSAILEEAGVREQPRLITPPKRERVAWWRPLGIAVAAVLILAVFAWHWLPTRPANSEQNTLLAQEMLDSHVRSLMADHLYDVPSTDQHTVKPWFDGKLDFAPPVVDLTSDGFELAGGRLDYIDGRPVATVVYRRRKHVINLSMWPESTTAPLSATMRNGYSLLHWKNGSLEFWAVSDLNPQELREFVGLIQAKAR, encoded by the coding sequence ATGAGCATGCAATGTGAAGATGCGCGGCCGCTGATCGAACTCTATGCCGACCGCGAACTCGACGTCTCGCGCGCGGTGGAGGTCGAGCGCCATCTCGAAACGTGCAGCGCGTGTGCCGAGCAACTGAAGCAGGCGAAGTCCCTCGCGAGTGTCGTGCGAAGCAGCGGCGTTTACGGCACGATGCCTGCGAGTCTTAACGCGCGCGTGCACAGCGCAATCCTCGAAGAAGCCGGAGTGCGCGAACAGCCACGCCTCATCACTCCACCGAAGCGAGAGCGCGTCGCCTGGTGGAGACCGCTAGGCATCGCGGTTGCCGCTGTCCTGATCCTCGCGGTCTTCGCGTGGCACTGGCTACCAACGCGCCCGGCAAACTCCGAGCAGAACACGCTGCTCGCGCAGGAAATGCTCGACAGCCACGTTCGCTCGCTCATGGCCGATCACCTCTACGATGTGCCCTCCACCGACCAGCACACGGTGAAGCCATGGTTTGATGGCAAGCTCGACTTCGCGCCGCCGGTCGTCGATCTCACCAGTGATGGCTTCGAACTCGCCGGCGGACGCCTCGACTACATCGATGGCCGCCCCGTGGCAACCGTCGTTTATCGCCGCCGCAAGCACGTCATCAATCTCTCGATGTGGCCCGAGAGCACGACCGCTCCCCTCAGCGCAACCATGCGCAACGGCTACAGCCTCCTCCACTGGAAGAACGGCTCACTGGAGTTTTGGGCGGTGAGCGATCTCAATCCGCAGGAACTGCGAGAGTTTGTCGGGTTGATCCAGGCGAAGGCGCGCTGA
- the rpmG gene encoding 50S ribosomal protein L33, with amino-acid sequence MPREIIQLQCGDCKDKNYSTTKNKKTTTGRLEFSKFCRKCRKHTSHKEVK; translated from the coding sequence ATGCCCCGCGAAATCATTCAGCTGCAGTGTGGAGATTGCAAAGACAAGAACTACTCCACCACCAAGAACAAGAAGACGACTACTGGCCGCCTCGAGTTCAGCAAATTCTGCCGCAAGTGCCGCAAGCATACTTCTCACAAGGAAGTGAAATAG
- a CDS encoding DUF2231 domain-containing protein gives MHFFDLQHTLLAKHAQHIVLVHFPIALVCVALLFDLLALRWSDRGFAAAAYLNLSIAAAAVLPVAITGLLAWKWQLEGAPLRGVLRLHLLLGVSSVVMIAATWFAAKRTRGSSSSWRIAMEFTTVAVVAVTAHLGGFVSGVNV, from the coding sequence GTGCACTTCTTCGACCTGCAACACACGTTACTTGCGAAGCACGCGCAACACATCGTGCTCGTACATTTCCCGATCGCGCTGGTCTGCGTCGCGCTGTTGTTCGACTTGCTGGCGCTGCGCTGGAGCGATCGGGGCTTTGCGGCAGCCGCGTACTTGAATCTCTCCATCGCCGCGGCTGCCGTTCTTCCGGTGGCGATCACGGGATTGTTGGCTTGGAAGTGGCAACTGGAAGGAGCGCCGCTGCGCGGAGTGCTGCGTCTGCATTTGCTGCTCGGCGTGAGTTCGGTGGTGATGATTGCCGCGACATGGTTCGCGGCGAAGCGGACGCGAGGATCGTCATCGAGTTGGCGGATTGCGATGGAATTCACGACAGTTGCGGTCGTCGCGGTCAC
- the secE gene encoding preprotein translocase subunit SecE: MAKQAVVTADESSLGSRMKSWPQRTKSFYNDVRTEMKKVSTPSRKEVQSTTVVVIITVFIFGLYFWLVDNAIGKGIDYMFTYFKHH; the protein is encoded by the coding sequence ATGGCAAAGCAGGCAGTAGTCACCGCCGACGAGAGCAGCCTGGGCAGCAGGATGAAGAGCTGGCCGCAGCGCACCAAGTCGTTTTACAACGACGTGCGCACGGAAATGAAGAAGGTCAGCACGCCTTCGCGCAAGGAAGTGCAGTCCACCACGGTAGTCGTAATCATCACCGTGTTCATCTTCGGCCTGTACTTCTGGTTGGTGGATAACGCGATCGGCAAGGGCATCGATTACATGTTTACGTACTTCAAGCACCACTAA
- the nusG gene encoding transcription termination/antitermination protein NusG: protein MKWYIIHSYSGFERKVKESLESRIHAFGLEGKIGRVLIPTESVTEVRGGKKYTSERMFYPGYVLVEMDMDDNVWHVVKSTPRVTGFVGTGQQPTPLSEEEVQQIVYRVADSREKPKLKVKYEKNETVRISEGPFATFQGVVDEVNEDKETLKVMVTIFGRSTPVELEFGQVEKVLT from the coding sequence ATGAAGTGGTACATCATCCACAGCTACTCGGGTTTTGAACGCAAGGTGAAGGAGTCGCTGGAGTCGCGCATTCATGCCTTCGGACTCGAGGGCAAGATTGGCCGCGTACTGATTCCGACCGAGTCGGTGACGGAAGTCCGGGGCGGCAAGAAGTACACCAGCGAGCGCATGTTCTATCCCGGCTATGTACTGGTCGAGATGGACATGGATGACAACGTGTGGCACGTGGTGAAATCCACGCCGCGCGTGACCGGATTTGTCGGAACCGGCCAGCAGCCCACGCCGCTCAGCGAAGAAGAAGTGCAGCAGATCGTCTATCGCGTTGCCGACAGCCGCGAGAAGCCGAAACTCAAGGTCAAGTACGAAAAGAACGAGACTGTGCGCATCAGCGAAGGTCCGTTCGCTACGTTCCAGGGAGTTGTGGACGAAGTGAACGAAGACAAGGAAACGCTGAAAGTCATGGTCACGATCTTCGGACGTTCGACCCCTGTAGAACTCGAGTTCGGTCAGGTCGAAAAGGTACTTACGTAG
- a CDS encoding sigma-70 family RNA polymerase sigma factor, giving the protein MESHERVREFDRVVTPHLARAYNLAHLIVGNSADAEDLVQEASLRAFRGLDGYHGGDARTWLLVIVRNVCYSFLSRTRNVQEVVEFEEEQHSGESATPEASVLQTADAADVRRAIEELPTEFREALVLREMEELSYKQIAEITGAPVGTVMSRLSRARQQLRQRLQKQAGKGA; this is encoded by the coding sequence ATGGAGAGCCACGAGCGCGTGCGCGAATTCGACCGAGTGGTGACGCCGCATCTCGCGCGCGCCTACAACCTCGCTCACCTGATCGTTGGCAACAGTGCTGATGCCGAGGACCTCGTGCAGGAAGCATCGCTGCGCGCCTTCCGCGGGCTCGACGGTTATCACGGCGGAGACGCCCGCACTTGGCTGCTGGTGATCGTGCGCAACGTCTGCTACTCGTTTCTCTCGCGCACGCGCAACGTGCAGGAGGTCGTCGAGTTCGAGGAGGAGCAGCACTCGGGTGAGAGCGCAACGCCGGAAGCGTCGGTACTTCAGACCGCGGATGCTGCGGACGTCCGCCGCGCCATCGAGGAGTTGCCGACAGAGTTCCGCGAGGCGCTGGTACTACGCGAAATGGAAGAGCTTTCGTACAAGCAGATCGCGGAGATCACGGGCGCGCCGGTTGGCACCGTAATGTCGCGCCTGTCGCGAGCGCGCCAGCAGTTGCGGCAGCGACTGCAGAAGCAGGCGGGAAAGGGAGCATGA
- a CDS encoding metallophosphoesterase family protein gives MEDKPTLIEQIQSNDGIDRRGFLKCMAWAGTATVCVLQGGVLKSFAADDMAKMKHHKGDFAFVQISDSHIGFNKPANTDVTATLNHAIAKINALPVQPEFILHTGDLSHLSEPGEFDTLDQALKSVKTGQVFYVPGEHDVLNDNGVQYRERYGKNTKGDGWYSFDKNGVHFVGLVNVMNLKAGGLGSLGHEQLEWFEDDVQHLKASTPVVVFAHIPLWSVYPDWGWGTDYSEQALGYLKRFGSVTVLNGHIHQVMQKVEGKVSFHTARSTAFPQPEPGKAAGPGPMKVPAEKLASVLGVTDVDFVRGKHSLAIVDSTLE, from the coding sequence GTGGAAGACAAACCAACTCTGATTGAGCAGATCCAGTCGAACGATGGCATTGATCGTCGCGGGTTCCTGAAGTGCATGGCATGGGCGGGAACGGCGACCGTCTGCGTGCTGCAAGGCGGGGTGCTGAAGTCGTTCGCAGCGGATGACATGGCGAAGATGAAGCACCACAAGGGCGATTTCGCATTCGTCCAGATCAGCGACAGCCACATTGGCTTCAACAAGCCGGCCAACACAGACGTCACCGCGACGTTGAACCATGCGATCGCCAAGATCAACGCATTGCCGGTACAGCCCGAGTTCATCCTGCACACAGGCGATCTCTCGCACCTCAGCGAGCCCGGCGAATTCGACACGCTCGACCAGGCGCTCAAGTCGGTGAAGACGGGGCAAGTGTTCTACGTTCCCGGTGAACACGATGTGCTCAACGATAACGGCGTGCAGTATCGCGAGCGCTACGGCAAGAACACCAAGGGCGACGGCTGGTACAGCTTCGACAAGAACGGAGTGCACTTCGTCGGGCTGGTGAACGTGATGAACCTCAAAGCCGGTGGACTTGGATCGCTGGGGCACGAGCAGCTCGAGTGGTTCGAAGATGATGTGCAGCACCTCAAGGCTTCGACGCCGGTTGTGGTGTTCGCGCACATTCCGCTGTGGTCGGTTTATCCCGATTGGGGTTGGGGAACCGATTACAGCGAGCAGGCGCTTGGCTATTTGAAGCGCTTCGGATCTGTGACCGTGCTCAACGGACACATTCACCAGGTGATGCAGAAGGTCGAAGGCAAAGTGTCGTTCCATACCGCGCGATCGACGGCGTTCCCGCAGCCTGAACCGGGCAAAGCAGCAGGTCCGGGACCGATGAAGGTTCCGGCGGAGAAGCTGGCGTCTGTGCTGGGAGTGACGGATGTGGATTTCGTGCGTGGGAAGCATTCGCTGGCTATCGTCGACAGCACTTTGGAATAA
- the tuf gene encoding elongation factor Tu, producing MAKEKFDRSKPHVNVGTIGHIDHGKTTLTAAITKVLSKHNPKIAFRSFDSIDNAPEERERGITIATAHVEYETANRHYAHVDCPGHADYIKNMITGAAQMDGAILVVAATDGPMPQTKEHVLLARQVGVPYVVVFLNKCDAVEDAELIDLVEMEVRELLNKYGFPGDDLPVVRGSALGALNGEAQWEAKIDELMEAVDKNIPLPARDIDKPFLMPIEDIFSISGRGTVVTGRIERGKVKVGEEVEIVGFRETRKTVVTGVEMFKKQLDEGLAGDNAGLLLRGIGKDDVERGMVLAKGGSITPHTKFKGEVYVLSKEEGGRHTPFFKGYRPQFYFRTTDVTGVATLPAGTEMVMPGDNVALEIELITPVAMEKGLRFAIREGGRTVGAGTISEIIA from the coding sequence ATGGCGAAAGAGAAATTTGACCGCAGCAAACCGCACGTGAACGTTGGCACGATTGGGCACATTGACCACGGGAAGACGACGTTGACGGCGGCGATCACGAAGGTGTTGTCGAAGCACAACCCGAAGATTGCGTTCCGTTCGTTCGATTCGATCGACAACGCACCGGAAGAGCGCGAGCGCGGTATCACGATTGCGACGGCGCACGTGGAGTACGAGACGGCGAACCGTCACTACGCCCACGTCGATTGCCCGGGCCACGCTGATTACATCAAGAACATGATCACCGGCGCGGCGCAGATGGATGGCGCGATCCTGGTGGTAGCGGCGACCGACGGTCCGATGCCGCAGACGAAAGAGCACGTGCTGCTTGCCCGCCAGGTAGGCGTCCCCTACGTGGTGGTGTTCCTCAACAAGTGCGATGCCGTCGAAGACGCCGAACTGATCGACCTGGTCGAGATGGAAGTGCGCGAGTTGCTGAACAAGTACGGGTTCCCCGGCGACGACCTCCCGGTAGTTCGTGGTTCGGCCTTGGGTGCACTGAACGGTGAAGCGCAGTGGGAAGCCAAGATCGATGAGTTGATGGAAGCAGTGGACAAGAACATTCCGCTGCCGGCGCGCGACATCGACAAGCCGTTCCTGATGCCGATCGAAGACATCTTCTCGATCTCGGGCCGCGGCACGGTGGTTACCGGCCGTATCGAGCGTGGCAAGGTGAAGGTGGGCGAGGAAGTGGAAATCGTAGGCTTCCGCGAGACCCGCAAGACGGTAGTGACGGGCGTCGAAATGTTCAAGAAGCAGCTGGACGAAGGTCTGGCTGGCGACAACGCCGGGTTGCTGCTCCGCGGTATCGGTAAAGACGATGTGGAGCGCGGCATGGTGTTGGCGAAGGGTGGATCGATTACCCCGCACACCAAGTTCAAGGGCGAAGTTTACGTGTTGAGCAAGGAAGAAGGCGGGCGTCATACCCCGTTCTTCAAGGGCTACCGTCCGCAGTTCTACTTCCGCACCACGGACGTGACCGGTGTAGCGACCTTGCCTGCAGGCACGGAGATGGTGATGCCGGGCGACAACGTAGCACTGGAGATCGAGTTGATCACGCCGGTAGCTATGGAAAAGGGCTTGCGCTTCGCGATTCGTGAAGGCGGCCGTACCGTCGGCGCGGGCACCATCAGCGAGATTATTGCGTAG